The following are encoded together in the Pontibacter liquoris genome:
- a CDS encoding right-handed parallel beta-helix repeat-containing protein: MKYLLAILPLLLLLSLISCEPEDELITSSPEALLSFSGDTVLFDTVFVSQGSVTKRLKVFNPNKKAVRISGITLAGAASSPYQLLINGRQSAQVHDMELRGKDSLYILVKVNINPNDASLPFLVADSILFDTNGQRQTVKLVAYGQNAYFHRKEVTGTTTWPNDKPHVLLDTLLVPPGATLTIPKGTHVYAATKAVLLVSGQLLVAGTAEERVTFSGYRREADYRTAPGQWEGIRILAKSADNSIRYTDIYNTLYGLRIGNPGKGGTLVEGCKVAHAFLDGIVGYTSDVKVVNTLIYNCGQYSFGGLGGGHYEVLNSTLVNYENTLPRQTPALVLADYIPGTDIKDQPTSLRLLNTIVYSEGFGFKDEVLLEPGKDAVLEVAHNLLRTEEYKEQLSGNGNLLNVDPKFKKPAKADFSLDTLSPASGAARVLPGITSDLLGKKRDASNPDIGAYERSID, encoded by the coding sequence TTGAAATACCTGCTGGCCATACTTCCGTTGCTTCTGCTGCTCTCGCTGATTAGTTGCGAGCCGGAGGACGAGCTCATCACCTCCAGCCCCGAGGCTTTGCTCTCCTTCTCCGGCGATACGGTGTTGTTCGATACGGTATTTGTAAGCCAGGGCAGCGTAACCAAGCGCCTGAAGGTCTTCAATCCCAACAAAAAAGCCGTGCGCATCAGCGGCATTACGCTGGCCGGCGCCGCTTCCTCGCCATACCAGCTGCTGATAAACGGCAGGCAAAGCGCCCAGGTACATGACATGGAGCTGCGTGGCAAAGACAGCCTGTACATACTTGTTAAAGTAAACATTAACCCCAACGATGCGAGCCTGCCCTTTTTAGTTGCGGATTCTATCCTTTTTGATACAAACGGGCAGCGGCAGACGGTAAAACTGGTGGCTTATGGGCAAAATGCCTATTTCCATCGCAAAGAAGTAACCGGCACCACCACCTGGCCCAACGACAAGCCCCATGTGCTGCTCGACACGCTGCTGGTGCCGCCTGGCGCAACGCTCACCATCCCCAAAGGCACGCATGTGTATGCCGCCACTAAAGCGGTGCTGCTCGTAAGCGGGCAGCTACTGGTAGCGGGCACGGCCGAAGAGCGGGTAACCTTTAGCGGCTACCGCCGTGAGGCTGATTACCGCACGGCACCCGGCCAATGGGAAGGAATTCGGATACTGGCCAAAAGCGCCGACAACAGTATCCGGTATACGGATATTTACAACACGTTGTATGGCCTTCGCATCGGCAACCCCGGTAAGGGAGGTACGCTGGTAGAGGGATGCAAGGTAGCGCATGCCTTTCTGGATGGCATTGTGGGCTATACGTCTGATGTGAAGGTGGTGAATACGCTCATCTATAATTGCGGGCAGTATAGTTTCGGCGGTTTGGGCGGCGGCCATTACGAGGTGCTCAACTCTACGCTGGTAAATTACGAAAACACCTTGCCCCGTCAGACACCGGCACTGGTGCTGGCCGATTATATTCCCGGAACGGATATAAAGGACCAGCCTACGTCGCTGCGGCTGCTGAACACGATCGTTTACTCCGAAGGCTTTGGGTTTAAGGACGAGGTATTGCTGGAGCCGGGCAAGGACGCTGTGCTGGAGGTAGCCCATAACCTGCTGCGCACAGAAGAGTATAAAGAGCAGCTCAGTGGTAATGGGAACCTCCTGAACGTGGACCCGAAGTTTAAAAAGCCTGCCAAAGCCGATTTCAGCCTCGATACCTTGTCACCAGCCAGTGGCGCCGCCAGGGTACTGCCCGGCATCACCTCCGACTTATTGGGCAAAAAGCGTGATGCTTCCAACCCCGATATCGGCGCGTACGAACGAAGTATAGATTGA
- a CDS encoding secondary thiamine-phosphate synthase enzyme YjbQ has protein sequence MWFQKEIRLPAVKRGFHLITDLLVAQLPELESINTGLAHVFIKHTSASLTINEDADPTVREDFERHFNHMVPENQPYYRHTLEGPDDMPAHLKAAILGTSVTVPITKGQLNLGTWQGIYLCEHRNHASKRMVVVTLQGA, from the coding sequence ATGTGGTTTCAGAAAGAGATCCGGCTGCCGGCCGTAAAACGGGGTTTTCATCTGATCACGGACCTGCTGGTAGCGCAGCTGCCCGAGCTGGAAAGTATAAATACGGGCTTGGCACATGTTTTTATCAAGCATACCTCCGCAAGCTTAACGATAAACGAGGATGCCGACCCGACGGTGCGGGAGGATTTTGAGCGCCACTTCAACCACATGGTGCCGGAGAACCAGCCCTACTACCGCCATACCCTGGAAGGCCCGGACGACATGCCGGCCCACTTGAAAGCAGCTATACTTGGCACCTCCGTTACGGTGCCCATCACCAAAGGGCAACTGAACCTGGGCACCTGGCAGGGCATCTACCTCTGTGAGCACCGCAACCATGCCTCCAAGCGCATGGTGGTGGTAACTCTGCAGGGAGCTTAG
- a CDS encoding M43 family zinc metalloprotease — MRTSILSLLFAFAWACTAYAQGTGKLPGKGRNCAIDTYLLYLQHQRPGVTQMQQQAAQAVQQVLEAKPRGQNLRKAGAITVPVVFHVVYNTAQQNIPDAQLYSQLAVLNADFRRLNADAAKTPAYFLPYAADTEIEFCLATINPEGNPTTGITRTRTSRAEFSLNDDVKYTAQGGANTWDRDQYLNIWVCELANEVLGYATTPGSPADVDGVVLHFATIGASPANTATWAYNGGRTGTHEVGHWLGLKHIWGNGSSCSDSDGIADTPNQLEENSGCPGEKHITCDDSPNGDMFQNYMDYTDDACMNLFTQGQAAYMQGVLSSVRSTIPRSLGCSNTLRSDFKVAAPSDTLSIAGHEVTFQDASQGIKAVSRVWTFEGGIPGTSTALNPTVTYPVPGKYNVSLTITNGTHSSTETKESYIHVTVNDLVVYPSPASDHITIEQPARVLVRQVEMRNQLGQLVLTAEVRDRVLQLDVRHLPPGVYLLHLTSTNGTVVKKVTVVR, encoded by the coding sequence ATGCGCACCAGTATACTTTCCCTTCTTTTTGCTTTTGCCTGGGCCTGCACAGCATATGCACAAGGCACCGGTAAGCTACCGGGCAAGGGACGTAACTGCGCCATCGACACCTACCTGCTTTACCTGCAGCACCAGCGGCCTGGAGTAACCCAGATGCAGCAACAGGCAGCGCAGGCCGTGCAGCAGGTGTTGGAGGCAAAGCCCCGGGGGCAGAACCTGCGCAAGGCCGGCGCCATCACGGTTCCGGTGGTGTTTCATGTGGTCTATAACACCGCGCAGCAGAATATCCCGGATGCGCAGCTTTACTCCCAGCTGGCCGTGCTGAATGCCGATTTCCGGCGACTGAATGCCGATGCCGCCAAAACGCCGGCTTACTTCTTGCCCTACGCGGCCGATACGGAAATAGAATTCTGCCTGGCCACCATCAACCCGGAAGGAAACCCAACCACCGGCATTACGCGCACCCGTACTAGCCGCGCCGAATTTAGTTTGAACGATGACGTGAAGTATACCGCCCAGGGCGGCGCCAATACCTGGGACCGGGACCAGTACCTGAATATCTGGGTCTGCGAACTGGCCAATGAGGTGCTGGGCTATGCCACTACGCCGGGGTCGCCGGCCGATGTGGATGGGGTGGTGCTGCATTTCGCCACTATTGGCGCGTCGCCGGCAAACACCGCTACCTGGGCTTACAACGGTGGCCGCACCGGCACACACGAGGTGGGCCACTGGCTTGGCCTGAAGCATATCTGGGGCAACGGCTCCTCGTGCTCCGACTCTGATGGCATAGCAGATACCCCCAACCAACTGGAAGAAAACAGCGGCTGCCCCGGCGAAAAACATATTACCTGTGATGATAGCCCCAACGGCGACATGTTCCAGAACTACATGGATTATACTGACGATGCGTGTATGAACCTTTTTACCCAGGGGCAGGCCGCCTACATGCAGGGCGTGCTCAGCAGCGTGCGCAGCACCATTCCAAGGTCGCTGGGCTGCTCCAATACCCTCCGCTCCGATTTCAAAGTAGCTGCCCCCAGCGACACCTTAAGTATAGCCGGGCACGAGGTTACCTTCCAGGATGCCTCGCAGGGTATAAAAGCTGTTTCGCGGGTCTGGACGTTCGAGGGCGGCATTCCGGGTACTTCCACCGCACTTAACCCAACAGTGACGTATCCGGTGCCGGGCAAGTATAACGTCTCGCTTACTATTACCAACGGCACGCACAGCAGCACCGAAACCAAGGAAAGTTACATCCATGTGACCGTTAACGACCTGGTGGTTTATCCGAGCCCGGCATCCGACCACATCACCATCGAGCAACCCGCCCGCGTGCTGGTACGCCAGGTAGAAATGCGCAATCAGCTCGGCCAGCTGGTGCTGACAGCGGAAGTCCGTGACCGGGTGCTGCAGCTGGATGTACGCCACTTGCCGCCCGGCGTATACTTGCTGCACCTTACCAGCACTAACGGCACGGTCGTGAAAAAAGTAACCGTGGTGAGGTGA
- a CDS encoding TetR/AcrR family transcriptional regulator, giving the protein MTFLETILEEILRTFKAEGIEANSEEDIIRKLDIRPSTYHELFPSKAAMVKRVAQYDMEQQKQEHARFLATAKSPVEEIMLLLKDGIENIQKTNPLYVIDMQQHYPEVWQLALEHFNTYSYHEVLNVLNKGIMQNLFRKDVNLQLVTKIILEQVTMLLNPAIFPPERYNLGEVFRSIFLYYLRGICTDQGGKLAEEFFSRHNL; this is encoded by the coding sequence ATGACTTTTTTAGAGACCATTTTAGAGGAGATTCTGCGCACTTTTAAAGCAGAGGGGATAGAGGCGAACTCAGAGGAAGACATTATCAGGAAACTGGATATCAGGCCTTCTACCTACCACGAGCTTTTCCCGAGCAAAGCGGCCATGGTAAAGCGCGTAGCTCAGTACGATATGGAACAGCAGAAGCAGGAACACGCCCGTTTCCTGGCTACGGCCAAAAGCCCCGTGGAGGAGATCATGCTCCTGCTAAAGGATGGCATCGAAAATATACAGAAAACCAACCCGCTGTATGTTATAGATATGCAGCAGCACTACCCCGAAGTATGGCAGCTGGCACTGGAGCATTTCAACACTTACTCCTATCACGAGGTCCTGAATGTGTTGAACAAGGGCATCATGCAAAACCTGTTCCGTAAGGATGTGAATCTGCAGCTGGTCACCAAAATCATATTGGAGCAGGTAACCATGTTGCTGAACCCGGCTATTTTCCCGCCCGAGCGCTATAACCTGGGCGAAGTTTTCCGGAGCATCTTCCTTTACTATTTGCGGGGCATCTGCACCGACCAGGGAGGCAAGCTGGCTGAAGAGTTTTTCTCCAGACACAACTTATAA
- the gpmI gene encoding 2,3-bisphosphoglycerate-independent phosphoglycerate mutase, whose product MDKKVILVILDGWGIATHPEVSAIAKAHTPFMDSILQKYPTTRLQASGEAVGLPEGQMGNSEVGHMNLGAGRVVYQDLVRINKAIAERKLNSIPVLANAFAYAKENKKPVHLIGLLSDGGVHSHINHLKALCSAAYDQELRDVYIHAFTDGRDTDPKGGVKYINELEQHLENSSGTIASIVGRYYAMDRDNRWERVKLAYDLLVKGQGEPSQNLIKSMLDSYNAGVTDEFIKPIVKVTDAGEPIATIKDGDVVICFNFRTDRGREITQALTQRDFPEQDMHKLDLHYITMTTYDETFVGVEAIFEKDNLNNTLGEVLAKAGKTQIRIAETEKYPHVTFFFSGGRETEFQGERRLMCPSPKVATYDLKPEMSAADLRDAIVPELEKRSADFICLNFANPDMVGHTGVFEAVVKACEVTDQCAEKVVTTALNNGYDSIIIADHGNADFMVNPDGTPNTAHTTNLVPCILVSNDFKGTLHEGKLGDIAPTILELMGLPQPQEMTGTSLIDK is encoded by the coding sequence ATGGATAAGAAGGTAATTTTAGTGATTTTAGACGGGTGGGGCATCGCGACGCATCCGGAGGTGTCGGCCATTGCAAAAGCCCACACGCCCTTTATGGACTCTATACTTCAAAAATATCCTACCACCCGGCTGCAGGCTTCCGGCGAGGCGGTAGGTTTGCCCGAAGGCCAGATGGGCAACTCCGAGGTAGGCCACATGAACCTGGGCGCCGGCCGCGTAGTATACCAGGACCTGGTGCGCATTAACAAAGCCATTGCCGAACGCAAGCTAAACAGCATACCTGTGCTGGCCAATGCGTTTGCTTATGCCAAAGAAAACAAAAAGCCGGTGCACCTGATCGGCCTTTTATCAGATGGCGGCGTGCACTCGCACATCAACCACCTGAAAGCCCTTTGCTCAGCTGCCTACGACCAGGAGCTCCGCGATGTGTATATCCATGCTTTTACCGATGGCCGCGACACCGACCCTAAGGGGGGCGTAAAGTATATCAACGAACTGGAGCAGCACCTGGAGAATAGCTCCGGCACCATCGCCTCTATTGTGGGCCGCTACTACGCCATGGACCGCGACAACCGTTGGGAGCGCGTGAAACTGGCTTACGACCTGCTGGTGAAAGGACAGGGTGAGCCTTCGCAGAACCTCATCAAATCGATGCTGGACTCTTACAACGCCGGCGTGACAGATGAATTCATCAAGCCGATCGTGAAAGTGACCGATGCCGGCGAACCGATTGCCACCATCAAAGACGGCGATGTGGTGATCTGCTTTAACTTCCGCACCGACCGGGGCCGCGAAATTACACAGGCACTTACCCAGCGCGATTTCCCGGAGCAGGACATGCACAAGCTAGACCTGCATTATATTACCATGACCACCTACGATGAAACATTTGTAGGGGTAGAAGCCATTTTTGAAAAAGATAACCTGAACAATACGCTGGGCGAGGTGCTGGCCAAAGCCGGCAAAACGCAGATCCGGATTGCCGAAACGGAAAAGTACCCGCACGTGACCTTCTTCTTCTCGGGCGGCCGCGAGACCGAGTTCCAGGGCGAAAGACGCCTGATGTGCCCTTCGCCAAAAGTGGCTACTTATGACCTGAAGCCGGAGATGAGCGCGGCCGACCTCCGCGATGCCATCGTGCCGGAGCTGGAAAAGCGATCAGCCGACTTTATCTGCCTTAACTTTGCCAACCCCGACATGGTGGGCCATACGGGTGTGTTCGAGGCTGTGGTGAAAGCCTGCGAGGTAACAGACCAGTGTGCCGAGAAAGTGGTGACCACCGCCCTGAACAATGGGTATGACAGCATTATTATTGCAGACCACGGCAATGCCGATTTCATGGTAAATCCGGATGGCACGCCAAACACCGCGCACACAACCAACCTGGTACCTTGCATCCTGGTGAGCAACGACTTTAAAGGTACGCTGCACGAAGGCAAGCTGGGCGACATTGCCCCGACCATCCTCGAGCTGATGGGCCTGCCGCAACCCCAGGAAATGACCGGAACCTCTTTAATTGATAAATAA
- a CDS encoding thioredoxin family protein produces MAVIQATDTDFNDVLTGNQKVVVKYYADWCGSCRLFAPKFKRMSDDEAFTDVAFVDVNAENNPEARKLAGVTNLPFFAIFQHGKLVDTVAASKEDAVRTLIHKLEA; encoded by the coding sequence ATGGCTGTAATACAAGCAACTGATACTGATTTTAATGATGTGTTAACCGGCAACCAGAAAGTGGTTGTAAAATATTATGCCGACTGGTGCGGCAGCTGCCGTTTGTTTGCCCCTAAGTTTAAGCGCATGTCCGACGACGAGGCGTTTACCGATGTCGCCTTTGTAGATGTGAATGCCGAAAATAACCCTGAAGCACGCAAGCTGGCCGGCGTTACCAATTTACCTTTCTTCGCTATTTTCCAGCATGGCAAACTGGTCGACACCGTAGCTGCCAGCAAAGAAGATGCGGTTCGCACGCTTATTCATAAACTTGAGGCTTAA
- a CDS encoding DUF4783 domain-containing protein, with the protein MRTVRHIVVACTLLLVATFFTAGPAAAQGDVMGNVKAAMKIGSAKDLARNFSNVVEITLDGADATSYSNTQAEFVMKNFFSKNTPVDFSVNHDGTSEKGQLYAIGTYTAKNGSYTVLIRMKAAGGKYQIHSMNFIKD; encoded by the coding sequence ATGAGAACAGTTAGACATATTGTAGTAGCGTGCACATTGTTATTAGTAGCCACCTTTTTTACAGCCGGCCCGGCTGCAGCCCAGGGCGATGTGATGGGCAACGTAAAGGCTGCCATGAAGATCGGCTCGGCCAAAGACCTGGCCCGCAACTTCAGCAACGTGGTGGAAATTACACTGGATGGCGCCGATGCTACAAGTTACAGCAATACGCAGGCGGAGTTTGTGATGAAGAACTTTTTCAGCAAAAACACGCCCGTTGATTTCTCGGTAAACCACGACGGTACTTCCGAAAAAGGGCAGTTGTACGCCATTGGTACCTATACGGCTAAGAACGGTTCGTACACGGTGCTGATCCGCATGAAGGCGGCAGGCGGTAAATACCAGATCCATTCCATGAACTTTATCAAAGACTAA
- the nadC gene encoding carboxylating nicotinate-nucleotide diphosphorylase encodes MKASYLTEQSINEFIARALTEDVGDGDHSSLASIPADAQNQARLLVKGDGILAGVELAGYIFKAVDPALAVEVLLPDGAEVKYGDVALTVKGNAQAILTAERLVLNCMQRMSGIATYTRHMVQLIEGTGARLLDTRKTTPNFRMMEKWAVLIGGGVNHRYGLFDMIILKDNHVDYAGGIREAITATKRYLQQKGKDLKIEVETRTLAEVQEALETGGIDRIMLDNMAPAMMREAVALIGGRYETEASGGITEQTIQQVAECGVDYISVGALTHSIKSMDLSLKAF; translated from the coding sequence GTGAAAGCTTCTTATCTGACCGAACAAAGTATAAATGAGTTTATTGCGCGCGCGCTAACCGAAGATGTGGGCGACGGCGATCACTCGTCGCTGGCTTCTATTCCGGCAGATGCGCAGAACCAGGCCCGCCTGCTGGTAAAAGGCGATGGCATACTGGCAGGTGTAGAACTGGCCGGCTATATCTTTAAAGCCGTAGACCCTGCCCTGGCGGTAGAAGTCCTGCTGCCCGACGGGGCGGAGGTAAAGTATGGCGATGTGGCCCTGACGGTAAAAGGAAACGCGCAAGCCATCCTGACTGCCGAGCGCCTGGTACTTAATTGCATGCAGCGCATGAGCGGCATTGCTACGTATACCCGCCACATGGTGCAACTCATCGAAGGCACCGGCGCCCGGCTGCTGGACACGCGCAAGACCACGCCCAACTTCCGGATGATGGAAAAATGGGCTGTGCTGATCGGCGGCGGCGTAAACCACCGCTACGGGCTGTTCGATATGATCATCCTGAAAGACAACCACGTGGATTATGCCGGTGGCATCCGCGAGGCCATTACCGCTACCAAGCGTTACCTGCAGCAGAAAGGCAAAGACCTGAAGATCGAAGTAGAGACCCGCACGCTGGCCGAGGTGCAGGAGGCACTCGAAACAGGCGGCATCGACCGCATTATGCTCGATAACATGGCCCCGGCCATGATGCGCGAAGCGGTAGCCCTGATCGGAGGCCGCTACGAGACGGAAGCCTCAGGCGGCATTACGGAGCAAACCATACAGCAGGTGGCCGAGTGCGGCGTAGATTATATTTCCGTTGGTGCCCTCACGCACTCCATTAAAAGTATGGACCTGAGTTTAAAGGCATTCTAA
- the prfA gene encoding peptide chain release factor 1 gives MLDKLEAINQRFLEVSDLLIQPDVASDMKKFKALNKEYKDLDKIVTEYKKYLNILSNIDNAKQVIATEKDEDFREMAKEELDELLPQREAMEDTLKEMLIPKDPNDSKDIIMEIRAGAGGDEASIFAGDLYRMYTRFAEKMGWRTELIDAQEGTSGGYKEIIVGMSGEDVYGKLKFESGVHRVQRVPATETQGRIHTSVASVVVLPEVEEFDIELDMNDIRKDLFCSSGPGGQSVNTTYSAVRLTHLPTGLVAQCQDQKSQLKNFDKALAVLRSRIYEQELAKKQEEEGAQRKSMVGGGDRSDKIRTYNYPQGRVTDHRIGYTVYNLPNVMDGGIDDFVEELRIAENAERLKEGVTAQ, from the coding sequence ATGTTAGATAAATTAGAAGCCATCAATCAGCGATTTTTAGAGGTAAGCGACCTGCTAATTCAGCCTGACGTGGCCAGCGACATGAAGAAATTCAAGGCGCTGAACAAAGAATACAAGGATCTGGATAAGATCGTGACCGAATATAAAAAGTACCTTAACATCCTGAGCAATATCGACAATGCCAAGCAGGTAATTGCCACCGAAAAAGACGAGGACTTCCGCGAGATGGCCAAGGAGGAGCTCGATGAGCTGCTGCCTCAGCGCGAGGCAATGGAAGATACGCTCAAGGAGATGCTCATACCCAAAGATCCCAACGATAGCAAAGATATTATCATGGAGATCCGGGCCGGGGCCGGTGGCGACGAGGCGTCTATTTTTGCCGGCGACCTGTACCGCATGTATACCCGCTTTGCCGAGAAAATGGGCTGGCGCACCGAACTGATCGATGCCCAAGAAGGTACGTCGGGTGGCTACAAGGAAATTATTGTGGGCATGTCGGGCGAGGACGTGTATGGCAAGCTGAAATTTGAGTCGGGTGTGCACCGCGTGCAGCGCGTGCCGGCCACCGAAACGCAGGGCCGTATCCATACTTCGGTTGCCTCGGTAGTGGTGTTGCCGGAGGTAGAGGAGTTCGACATCGAGCTTGACATGAACGATATCCGCAAAGACCTGTTCTGCTCTTCCGGACCAGGCGGCCAGTCGGTAAACACGACTTACTCGGCTGTGCGCTTAACGCACCTGCCAACCGGTTTGGTGGCCCAGTGCCAGGACCAGAAATCGCAGCTCAAGAACTTTGATAAAGCCCTGGCGGTGTTACGTTCGCGTATCTATGAGCAGGAGCTGGCCAAGAAGCAGGAAGAAGAAGGTGCCCAGCGCAAGAGCATGGTAGGCGGCGGCGACCGTTCTGATAAGATCCGTACCTACAACTACCCGCAGGGCCGCGTAACCGACCACCGCATTGGCTATACCGTGTATAACCTACCCAACGTAATGGACGGTGGCATCGACGACTTTGTAGAAGAGCTGCGCATTGCTGAAAACGCAGAAAGATTAAAAGAAGGCGTTACAGCGCAGTAA
- a CDS encoding DUF6952 family protein produces MKVPVIKTLVETQNLEALVAAEEAILEEQTPEITVEGADEGEQLTHVMAAIWILNHMQDHNTDFKTALREYTKKVRVSIS; encoded by the coding sequence ATGAAAGTACCTGTTATAAAAACCCTGGTAGAGACCCAGAACCTGGAGGCGCTGGTTGCCGCCGAAGAAGCGATCCTGGAAGAGCAAACCCCCGAAATTACCGTGGAGGGCGCCGATGAAGGCGAACAGCTCACGCACGTGATGGCGGCCATCTGGATCCTGAACCATATGCAGGACCACAATACCGACTTTAAAACCGCTTTGCGCGAGTACACCAAAAAGGTGCGTGTTTCCATCAGCTAA
- a CDS encoding SAM-dependent methyltransferase has translation MPMDQQDEWFSTWFDSPYYHILYHNRDASEARQFIDKLLAYLHPKPHEKILDLACGKGRHSVYLSQKGYDVTGIDLSEQSIAYAKQFEREHLHFAVHDMREVYQPETFDFILNLFTSFGYFDNETENVVALVAATQSLKHGGKLVIDFMNTDQTIAGLITEEEKVVEGITFKIHRGVEHGFIVKTIRFTDQGRDYCFQERVRALREEDFLEYFQMTQLRLVEVFGDYNLNAYDRDKSERMIFVLKK, from the coding sequence ATGCCCATGGACCAACAGGACGAATGGTTTAGTACCTGGTTCGACTCTCCTTATTACCACATCCTCTATCATAACCGCGATGCTTCTGAGGCGCGCCAGTTTATAGATAAGCTGCTGGCCTACCTGCATCCCAAACCACACGAGAAGATACTGGACCTGGCCTGTGGCAAAGGCCGCCATTCGGTTTACCTCAGCCAGAAAGGCTACGATGTTACGGGCATCGACCTCTCGGAACAAAGTATAGCCTATGCCAAACAGTTTGAGCGCGAGCACCTGCACTTTGCCGTACACGACATGCGGGAAGTATACCAGCCCGAGACCTTCGATTTTATACTAAACCTGTTTACCAGTTTCGGGTACTTTGATAACGAAACCGAAAACGTAGTGGCCCTGGTGGCCGCGACGCAAAGCCTCAAACACGGGGGCAAGCTGGTCATCGACTTCATGAATACCGATCAGACCATAGCCGGGCTGATAACGGAGGAGGAAAAGGTAGTGGAGGGCATCACCTTTAAGATCCACAGGGGCGTAGAGCATGGCTTTATCGTGAAGACCATCCGCTTTACCGACCAGGGCCGCGATTATTGTTTTCAAGAGCGGGTGCGGGCCCTGCGCGAAGAAGATTTCCTGGAATACTTCCAGATGACGCAGCTGCGGCTGGTAGAGGTGTTCGGCGATTACAACCTAAATGCCTACGATCGCGATAAAAGCGAGCGGATGATCTTTGTGCTAAAGAAATAA
- a CDS encoding carotenoid biosynthesis protein, whose protein sequence is MLSKTTPASYGVPAVIQKYALPLAVAVLVIFHAVGFWGLVFSGNPVYFQQLTPMNLLLTNGLLFAFHRRWNQPFILFAAVVFLAGFLAEAVGVHTGLLFGNYRYGSALGTKVWEVPLLIGLNWLLLVYVTGHLSNFARLPWVAKALLGALLMVLLDFFMEPVAMQYDFWSWHHGHVPFSNYAGWFVLAFLLQLYFQKAAIFKANRLAPYVFLVQLLFFISLYMML, encoded by the coding sequence ATGCTATCTAAAACAACGCCTGCCTCATATGGGGTGCCTGCCGTCATACAAAAATACGCTTTGCCACTGGCCGTGGCGGTGCTGGTCATTTTCCATGCGGTGGGCTTTTGGGGATTGGTCTTTAGCGGGAACCCTGTATACTTTCAGCAGCTCACGCCCATGAACTTGCTGCTCACTAACGGCTTGCTCTTTGCCTTTCACCGCCGCTGGAACCAACCGTTTATACTTTTTGCTGCCGTGGTCTTCCTGGCCGGTTTTCTGGCCGAAGCAGTGGGCGTGCACACCGGGCTGCTCTTTGGCAATTACCGCTATGGCAGCGCCTTAGGGACTAAAGTATGGGAGGTGCCGCTGCTGATCGGGCTCAACTGGCTGCTGCTGGTCTATGTTACGGGGCATCTGAGCAATTTTGCACGGCTGCCTTGGGTGGCAAAAGCGTTGCTGGGTGCCTTGCTGATGGTGCTGCTCGACTTTTTTATGGAACCTGTAGCCATGCAGTATGATTTCTGGAGCTGGCACCATGGGCATGTACCTTTCTCTAACTATGCAGGGTGGTTTGTGCTGGCCTTCCTGCTGCAGCTATACTTCCAGAAAGCCGCCATCTTTAAAGCCAACCGGCTGGCACCCTATGTTTTTCTGGTGCAATTGCTCTTCTTTATAAGCCTGTACATGATGCTGTAG